One region of Quercus lobata isolate SW786 chromosome 2, ValleyOak3.0 Primary Assembly, whole genome shotgun sequence genomic DNA includes:
- the LOC115973974 gene encoding 26S proteasome regulatory subunit 4 homolog A-like, whose translation MEEEFVANQERLKPQEEKNEEDRSMVDDLRGSPISVGNLEELIDENHAILSSLVGPEYYVRILSFIDKDQLEPGCAILMHNKVLSVVGLLQDEVDPMVSEKAPLESYADIGGFDAQIQEIKEAVELPLTHPELYEDIGIKPPKGVILYGEPGTGKTLPAKVVANSTSATFLIVVGSELIQKYLGDGPKLVRELFQVADDLSPSIVIIDEIDAVGTKRYDAHLGGERGIQRTMLELLNQLDGFDSRGDVKIHTSRMTLADDVNLEEFVMTKVEFSGADIKAICTEAGLLALRERRMKVTHADFKKAKEKVMYKKKEGVPEGLYMLKVACSTGRKIHVHLLCCF comes from the exons ATGGAGGAAGAGTTCGTGGCCAACCAAGAGAGACTCAAACCCCAGGAGGAGAAGAACGAGGAGGACCGATCTATGGTCGACGATCTCCGTGGGTCCCCCATAAGCGTCGGAAATCTCGAAGAGCTCATCGATGAGAACCATGCCATCTTGAGTTCGTTGGTGGGGCCTGAGTACTACGTTCGGATTCTTTCGTTCATCGATAAGGATCAGCTCGAGCCTGGCTGCGCTATTCTTATGCacaataag GTCCTTTCTGTGGTTGGGCTTCTTCAAGATGAGGTTGATCCCATGGTGTCTGAGAAGGCTCCACTGGAGTCATATGCTGACATAGGTGGGTTCGATGCCCAGATTCAGGAAATTAAAGAAGCAGTGGAGCTTCCTCTTACTCATCCTGAACTGTATGAAGACATTGGTATTAAACCCCCCAAAGGAGTCATACTATATGGGGAACCTGGCACAGGAAAAACCTTGCCTGCCAAG GTAGTGGCAAACTCAACGTCAGCTACTTTCTTGATCGTGGTCGGAAGTGAATTAATCCAGAAATACTTGGGTGATGGGCCTAAATTAGTCAGGGAACTCTTTCAAGTTGCAGATGATCTTTCACCATCAATTGTCATAATTGATGAGATTGATGCAGTTGGCACAAAAAG GTATGATGCACATTTAGGTGGTGAACGTGGAATCCAGAGGACAATGTTGGAATTGCTGAACCAGTTAGATGGTTTTGATTCAAGAGGAGATGTCAAA ATACACACATCAAGAATGACATTGGCAGATGATGTCAACTTAGAAGAGTTTGTGATGACTAAAGTTGAATTTTCTGGGGCTGATATCAAAGCAATTTGTACCGAGGCTGGCTTGCTTGCATTAAGAGAGCGCCGTATGAAG GTGACACATGCAGACTTCAAGAAAGCCAAGGAAAAAGTGATgtacaagaagaaagaaggggTGCCAGAAGGGCTCTATATGTTGAAGGTGGCCTGTTCCACTGGCCGGAAAATACATGTGCATCTTCTTTGTTGTTTTTAG
- the LOC115977391 gene encoding 26S proteasome regulatory subunit 4 homolog B-like, with protein MGQAPSGGLNRPGGDRKSDDANKKEKKYEPAAPPSRVGRKQRKQKGPEAAGRLPAVTPLSKCRLRLLKLERIKDYLLMEEEFVANQERLKPQEEKNEEDRSKVDDLRGSPMSVGNLEELIDENHAIVSSSVGPEYYVGILSFVDKDQLEPGCAILMHNKVLSVVGLLQDEVDPMVSVMKVEKAPLESYADIGGLDAQIQEIKEAVELPLTHPELYEDIGIKPPKGVILYGEPGTGKTLLAKAVANSTAATFLRVVGSELIQKYLGDGPKLVRELFRVADDLSPSIVFIDEIDAVGTKRYDAHSGGEREIQRTMLELLNQLDGFDSRGDVKVILATNRIESLDPALLRPGRIDRKIEFPLPDIKTRRRIFQIHTSRMTLADDVNLEEFVMTKDEFSGADIKAICTEAGLLALRERRMKVTHADFKKAKEKVMYKKKEGVPEGLYM; from the exons ATGGGTCAAGCCCCATCAGGCGGGCTGAACCGCCCAGGCGGAGATCGCAAATCCGACGACGCAAACAAGAAGGAGAAGAAATACGAGCCGGCAGCTCCTCCATCTCGCGTGGGCCGCAAGCAGCGGAAGCAGAAAGGCCCAGAAGCCGCAGGTCGTCTCCCCGCCGTAACGCCCCTCAGCAAGTGCAGGCTCCGTCTCTTGAAACTCGAGCGCATCAAAGACTATCTTCTAATGGAGGAAGAGTTCGTGGCCAACCAAGAGAGACTCAAACCCCAGGAAGAGAAGAACGAGGAGGACCGATCTAAGGTCGACGATCTCCGTGGGTCCCCCATGAGCGTCGGAAATCTCGAAGAGCTCATCGATGAGAACCATGCCATCGTGAGTTCGTCGGTGGGGCCTGAGTACTACGTTGGGATTCTTTCGTTCGTCGATAAGGATCAGCTCGAGCCTGGCTGTGCTATTCTTATGCACAATAag GTCCTTTCTGTGGTTGGGCTTCTTCAAGATGAGGTTGATCCCATGGTGTCCGTGATGAAAGTTGAGAAGGCTCCACTGGAGTCATATGCTGACATAGGTGGGTTAGATGCCCAGATTCAGGAAATTAAAGAAGCAGTGGAGCTTCCTCTTACTCATCCTGAACTGTATGAAGACATTGGTATTAAACCCCCCAAAGGAGTCATACTATATGGGGAGCCTGGCACAGGAAAAACCTTGCTTGCCAAG GCAGTGGCAAACTCAACGGCAGCTACTTTCTTGCGCGTGGTTGGAAGTGAATTAATCCAGAAATACTTGGGTGATGGGCCTAAATTAGTCAGGGAACTCTTTCGAGTTGCAGATGATCTTTCACCATCAATTGTCTTCATTGATGAGATTGATGCAGTTGGCACAAAAAG GTATGATGCACATTCAGGTGGTGAACGTGAAATCCAGAGGACAATGTTGGAATTGCTGAACCAATTAGATGGTTTTGATTCAAGAGGAGATGTCAAAGTGATTCTTGCTACAAATAGAATCGAAAGTCTTGATCCTGCCTTGCTTCGTCCTGGTAGAATTGACAGGAAGATTGAATTCCCTCTGCCAGACATAAAAACAAGGAGACGTATTTTCCAG ATACACACATCAAGAATGACATTGGCAGATGATGTCAACTTAGAAGAGTTTGTGATGACTAAAGATGAATTTTCTGGGGCTGATATCAAAGCAATTTGTACCGAGGCTGGCTTGCTTGCATTAAGAGAGCGCCGTATGAAG GTGACACATGCAGACTTCAAGAAAGCCAAGGAAAAAGTGAtgtacaaaaagaaagaaggggtGCCAGAAGGGCTCTATATGTAG